The Oncorhynchus clarkii lewisi isolate Uvic-CL-2024 chromosome 31, UVic_Ocla_1.0, whole genome shotgun sequence genome includes the window gcgtTACGCGCATGGGCAATaccctcgaccactgctactctatcTTTCGCGATACATACAAAGCCATCCCCCGCCCacccttcggcaaatccgaccacaatgccatcttgctcctaccgtcttataggaactcaaacaggatgtaccagtgacaagAACCATTCaaagctggtccgaccaatcggaagctacgcttcaagattgttttgatcaatcacgcggactggaatatgttcctgtcagcctcagagaatacgctgactcggtgagtgagtttaaaAAGAAgtggattggagatgttgtacccactgtgactaatTAAACCTACCCTAGCCAGAAACCGttgatggatggcggcattcacgaaaaactgaaagcgtgatccaccgcatttaaccatggaaagaggtctgggaatatgactgaatataaacagtgtagttattccctccgcaatgcaatcaaacaagcgaaacgccagtacagggacaaggtggagtcgcaatgcaacggctcagacacgtggcagggtctacaggaaatcacggccTACAAAAAGAagaccagccccgtcacggacaccgacgtcacgcttccagacaaactaaacaccttctttgcccgctttgaggataatacagtaccATCGTCgcggcccgctaacaaggactgacctccccctcctctccttctccgtggctgaagtgagtaaaacatttaaacgtgttaaccatcgcaaggctgctggcccagacggcatccctagccgtgtcctcagagcatgcgcagaccagctggctagtgtgtttatggacatattcaatcgctccatatcccagtctgttgtccccacatgcttcaagatagctaccattgttcctgtacccaagaaggcaaagataactgaactaaatgactactgccccgtagcactcacttctgtcatcatgaagtgctttgagagactagtcaaggatcatatcacctccaccttaccggccaccctagacccacttcagtttgcataccaccccaacaggtccacagacgacgcaattgccatcacactgcacactgccgtATGCAGTATaccaatgtaagaatgctgttcattgactacagctcagcattcaacgccatagtaccctccaagctcatcatcaagctggaggccctgggtctcaacccgccctgtgcaattgggtcctggactttctgacgggctgccccaggttggtgaaggtaggaaacaggaaacaacatctccacatcgctgactctcaacactggagacccacaagggtgtgtgctcaaccccctcctgtactccctgccacgcacgcctccaactcaatcatcaagttagcagacaacacaacattagtgggcttgattaccaacaatgacaagacagcctacagggaggaagtgaagaCACTCGGagtatggtgtcaggaaaacaacctcttactcaacgtcaacaaaacaaaggagatgatcgtggatttcaggaaacagcagagggagcatccccctatccacatcgaagggacagtagtggagaaggtggaaagttttaaagtcctcggtgtacacatcacagacaaactgaaatgttccacccacacagacagtgtggtgtaaAAGGGGCAACAgtgccttttcaacctcaggagactaaagaaatttggcttgtcacccaaaccctgacaaacttttacagatggacaatcaagagcatcctgtcgggctgtatcacagcctggtacagcaactgcaccagcCTCAACcccaaggctctccagagggtggtgcaatctgcacaatgcatcaccgggggcaaactatctgctctccatgacacctacagcacccgatgtcacaggaaggcccaaaagatcatcaaggacaacaaccacccgaaccactgcctgttctcaccgctaccatccagaaggtgaggtcagtaaaggtgcatcaaagctgggaccgagagactgaaaaacagcttctatctcaaggtcagcAGACTGCTAAActgcaatcactaactcagagaggctgctgcctacattgagacccaatcactggccactttaataaatggatcactagttactttatacaatgccactctaaataatgccactttaatagtattgacatatcttacattactcatatcacatgtatatactgtattttatttgtttacatatcttacattactcatatcacaagcatatactgtattttatataatctattgcaccttgcctatgccgctcggccatcgctcatccatatacttacatttagatattctcattcacccctttagatttgtgtgtattaggtagttgttggggatcggtggattacttgttagatatttctgcactgtcggaactagaagcacaagcatatcgctacactcacattaacatctgctaaccatgtgtatgtgacaaatacatttggatttgatttgatattgatatcgATATaatgaacatctaatcaaagtAAACCTGGAGTCACGTGATGACGttttgtggtcctcccactacgactcgtcaGGAAAGCAAGTggtttattagactacagatgaaataagttacgatgaactttacagggtggtgaaagagcacggtgatgagcttgatgctcctttccaataaatatcaagggtcttattctggtgaaaTGATAATCGATGCTTGGCTTCCGTTTGACAAGTAAAAATAATCTCTCTCTTTAGTCTATAATAATCTGATCGCGTAGACTATACGTACGCTGTGGGCAACAGCACGCTGttgctagagcgcacgtgcccataccagagtgggcacactcACTATATAACGCAACATTTTTTTGTGAGAAAagcatcagtagagttgaaaatgcgatggaaacctgTTTAACTTTTTTCAccgcaaaatgtatttttatgtgcttaaaatctgttgccaattggacgGAAATCTAGTTTATGATATCCCTCTCAGcatgaaacatgacatactgTAAACAATCTTTATAGATGTCTTCCATCTCAGTAGAAACGCTCCTCTGTGTAAGTGGTTTGTAGACATCCTACTTGACTCTTGTAAACTAAGGAGAATCCTGACCACTGGTTTGACGGTGCAGCTGTGGTAACAACACAGTGAACACATTTAGCTTTGAGAAATTACCCTCTGAGCTGAGGCATCTGTTCCTCAGCGTGTGAGTGGGACTGCACTGGGATATGGACCCACTCTTAGGATAGTATACTGCTATACGCACTATTCCCAAGCTTCAAGGGCCAGTAAAGAATTTGATCAGAATGACTGTATATACAATGCATCCATGTCAGTCAGTAATAATAATCTTAAAGGCACATCCTTGCTACCGTATAAGCTGATATAATGCACACTATGCCGTGTTGGAGACCATTTCATAGAACCACTGGTCTGATTTGCCATTGGTAACCTCCTGTATCCCTGTTaacctcttccttcctctctctctctctctctctctctctcgctctctatctctctctctctctctctctcattccatctccctGTCCTGCTTACACAGAGAGTACCGGTCATTGATTGGTTCTAAGGAGAACTAGcaaaatgttttatatttcataTTATATAATCTTTAAAGGAATAGGATTCTTTTCCTCAGAGTTATTACAAACGCCCACatgcactcgcacacacacacacacacacacacacacacacacacacacacacacacacacacacacacacacacacacacacacacacacacacacacacacacacacacacacacacacacacacacacacacacacacatatacacacacacacacaccatatctgtGTTCATACAGTGCAGGCAATCTCTGTTTCTTTGctgctctcctccatctctcctgcctGTACTGTATCCATCTATTTTCATTCCCTCTGTCATATTGTGCCTTTTATACTGCAAACGCCCTCACTGCATACCGCTGGACCGTAAATATGATGCAGGCGATGGgtaagagagacatagagacaagagaggcagagggaggatgGTTCCAACATGTGCTCGGTCATGTGTGCCGTGATGGATATGCTTGCACCTCCTTCAAGCAGCGCCTTCAAGCAGCGCATTCAAGCAGCGCCTTCAAGCACCTCCTTCAAGCAGCGCCTTCAAGCAGCGCCTTCAAGCACCTCCTTCAAGCAGCGCCTTCAAACACCTCCTTCAAGCAGCGCCTTCAAGCACCTCCTTCAAGCAGCGCCTTCAAGCAGCGCCTTCAAACACGTCCTTCAAGCAGCGCCTTCAAGCAGTGATTGGCTTTGACAATAGTTGTGACTACGTCTTCGTAACCGAGATGGGCGTTCTCAGTGGCACCTCTCACTCCGTTAAAAAATGTAAACGTTCCCCCTTCTTTCTGCTCCTCTTGCAGAATCTCCAGAAGTTATAGGAATAGAATATCATGATAATGAAGTGAGTTACTGTTGCATGTAATTAAGTGTGGCTGAGCCTGCTGTTTGTGCCTCCGTGCAGGGCTGCAGTAGCTGTGTACTGGCTGTAAGCACTTacttagacacacacacgcatgcacacacacgcatacactcgTCTACTCTTAAGATATGTTCCCAGACACACACCAAGgtgcatatacacatacatatatccTTCATGTACACACCATTTAGTGATTCCCAACCTTTTTTGGTTATTGTACCCCAAATCACATTTTACTCTATTCGTAAATCCCACAAAGTACCCCCTCCAAAGTACCCCCTTACCAGTAGGcttatggtctcatgagtcttctcaagtaccacctgtggataggccaagtacctcCAGGGTACCcccagtaccccctgtggataggccaagtacctccagtaccccctgtggataggccaagtacctcCAGTACCCCCAGTACCCCCTGCAGATAGGCCAAATACCtccagtaccccctgtggataggccaagtacctccagggtaccccctgtggataggtcAAGTACCtccagtaccccctgtggataggccaagtacctcCAGGATACcccagtaccccctgtggatgGGCCAAGTACCtccagtaccccctgtggataggccaagtgcCTCCAGGGGTCCTAGTAGCACAGTTTGGGAACCAGTGCTCTAAGGTACTCTCTTCATAGacagtttctctctttctcacaacTCAGACACTGTAAATATACtctcttcccccacacacccaggTCTATCTCACCACCACATTGAATGAATAATGTACATATACAGGTCTTTAATGCAgatactgtaacacacacacgcacacacacacacacacacacacacacacacacatacacacacacacacgcagatggATGGAGCTCTTATAAACACTTACACTTATAAGCTTGCATAAGTAGTACACTGTCAGTCATCACTGACTAAAAAACGTaaccacacacataaatacatgtCCATCCATACTCTCTCTTCCTCGCCGTCTCTCTTCCACattctctctcagtccctctctccctctctctcttcctccacccacTCGAAAGCCCAAGCGTGTAATCTTGTTGGTTGCGTACACATGTGTTGATGTCATCATTGTGAACATGTGAGATATTTCCCCCATGGTTCTTTAGTGTACAATGGAGTCTTAGATGTACGGAACAGCATTGTTTTCTAATAGATATAGTAGTCTCTCCCTGTCAGTACAGGGCTGTGGTCATCATACTATGTTTGATCTCGGGGTGTTTAGTAATACGTGATTCAATATTGTTCCAAGCTTGCTGAAAATGGAATACATTGGTATAGGTAGAAGAGGGAGGGATCTATAATAGGGATTCAGAGGCACCCTTTATTACAAGGCAAAGCCCTATAATGGTAATAGATTTTTGTATCATAACCCCTAGTATTTTTTTGATAATATACCATTTGTAACAGGATTGTCATGTGAATGTGAGGCACAACAACACCTGTTTCATTGTTACATCGCGTCTAGATGTTCAGCGCCACAGCATGACATTAGCCCTGAGGGTGTCAATCAATGGCCCAAGACAACAAAGCTCCTGTCATTGAACCAGAGATGACCGTAGAGGCCCAGGGACCAGTCCCAGGAACAGGGCTGTAAATTGGAGGCTGTTTGTTGAATTTTGGCTGCATTGGAACCAGGGAATACATGGATTTCGAATAGCAGCGGTTATGATCTGGCCTATCTTTTACCCCCAAAACACAGTTCACACATATGAAGGAGACACATGTGACTAGGTAATAGCCCTTTCATGTGTGAGGGAGTGTCTTTCCTCCCTATACAGTGAACAGTGTGGtttactagtcaaaagtttggacacacccactcattcaagggtttttcttacattatagaataatagtgaagacatcaaaaatatgaaataacacacatggaatcatgtagtaaccagataattgtaaaacaaatcaaaatatatttttgattttagattcttcaaagtagccaccctttgctttgatgacagtgtggcacactcttggcattctctcaaccagcttcacctggaatgcttttccaacagtcttgaaggagttcccacatatgctgagcacttgttggttgcttttctttcactctgcggtccaactcatcccaaaccatctctatTGGGTTGAAgtcagatgattgtggaggccaggtcatctgatgcagcactccattactctccttcttggtcaaatagcccgtacacagcctggaggtgtgttgggtcattgtcctgttgaaaaataaatgatagtcccactaagcgctgagtgttcacctactctgcgtctcacaaagacatggtggttggaaccaaaaatttcatatttggactcatcataccaaaggacagatttccaccggtctaatgtcctttgctcatgtttctttgcccaagcaagtctcttgtcttgttggtgtcctttagtaggggtttgACCATGAATTTGACCACAAAGCcccgattcacacagtctcctctgaacagttgatgttgagatgtgtctgttaccttgaactctgtgaagcatttatttgggctgcaatctgaggtgcagttaactctaatgacaTTAGAGcagcacagttcagtacagttaactctgggtcttcgtttcctgtggcagtcctcatgagagccagtttcatcatagtgcttgatggtttttgagactgcacttgaagaaactttaaaagttcttgaaattttacagattgactgaccttcatgtcttaaagtaatgtgggattgtcgtttctctttgcttatttgagctgttcttgccataatatggacttggtcttttaccgaatagggctatcttctgtataccacacctaccttgtcacaacacaactgattggctccaatgcatgaagaaggaaagaaattccacaaattaacaaggcacagtTCATTAAAgtgcattcctggtgactacctcatgaagctggttgagagaattccaaggtgcgcaaagttgtcatcaaggcaaagggtggctactttgaagaatatattttgatttgttcaacacttttttggttactacatgattccatatgtgttatttcatagttttgatgtcttcactattattctacaatgtagaaaatagtaaaggtaaagaaaaaacattgaatgaataggtgtgtcctaactttaGACTCGTACTGTAGGTGGCATGGCCCCTTTAAGAGCAGCCAGTGAAGCGCTCAgtcctgttgctgctgctgctgatgatggCAGTGCTGCCAGTTGATTGGCTGTGGCTGTCAGGGCTGAGGTGCTGGAGGGATGCTCAGTCTCCCCCTCTCCGCCTTtcgctcttttctctctccctctcgctctctttctctccatctcgcttGCTCGCCTCCCTCTGTATAATCCACATCTAGGGCAAGCTGATTGAGAGCCAGTCCAGTGCTCAGCTCCTCTCTGCAggctgagaaaagagagagagaaagacatagaaACGCTGCTTCTCAACGCAGGAGGAAAAACGGGAGGAAGAAAACGGGTTTGGAAAAAGGGAAGAGAAATACCGAGGAAGATTTCATCTGAGGATATCATTTATACCTGTACatattgtttatatatatatatatttgtacacACGCATATAGATATTTATATACAtatttctctgtatatatctgtgTATTTGTGCTTGTCTGTTTATACTAATATTTttatatgtatttgtgtgtgtgtgtgtaaatatatataaacaaattAATATATCTATGAATTTATATACATATCACTGTGAAACAAGAGCGGCGAGAGGAAAATGTACCATCGGGGCTGGTCTCTGATTGTGTGATCGTATACAATATTTTCAATATTCTTTTCTTTTATCTTCTACGTCAAGAGGAAGGAAGACTACATACTCATTTTTTGTTTTCCTGTTGCTACTTCCACCTCCTCGCTCTTTTTTTTGTCATCTGAGgggaatgaagagaggagagtaacAGGATTTGGAGAAAAGGGGAAAATCTGTCGAATTGCTGTGATTAGTGTTATTTTCGTCGGTATTAGTGCTCTGCGAGCCGATCGCAGCGTGCTGCGTGTGATCTGAGGAGGCAGCAGAGAGAAAGTCCCACACCACGCCGCTCAGCGCCAGACCAGCTCCAGCCCAGCGCCAGCCCAGCCAGCATGCACAAACACCACCACTGCTGCAAGTGCCCAGAATGTTACGAGGTGACCCGCATGGCCGCCCTGCGCAGGATGGACGCCCCTCAGTACCAAGAATGGCAGGCCGAGCCCTATGGATACCCGGCCGGGTACGGGCCCGGAGGCGGACAGACCTTACCCCAGCCTCCAGTctcagggggaggaggaggcatgggaggaggagggtgCACTCTGGGGAGAAGTAAGGGCAAGATGACATCTGCCGGGGGTCCCGGAGGCCCAAACCCCAAGGGCCAATCCAAGGGAGGCACCAAGGTGAATGGCAACAATTCTGGTGGTCAAGCAGGTTGGTGGCCGGAGTGCACCTGTTCCAACCGGGAGTGGTACGACCAGGTAACTACCTCAACATCCTCAGCCGGCCTCATGGCCTTCTGTCCCACGCCTCTGGGAGCATAGGGATTAGGCAGGTGGCCAGTGGGTGAATGGGATTTGATACGAGGTTGCTGGGTTGGAACAGACACGAGTGTGTACATCTTTAGAGGTGCTCATCTGTCTTGGTGGAGCTTGTtgtgctgtggtgtggtagccGGCGCTGATGCCTCATATTCACTCCTTCATCCCAGCCTTCTGCTCTAATACAGATTCTCTGTTCATCTGGTCATTCTCATTCATTCATTTAGGGAGTAGTGGGCTGTTTGCTATACATTGTTCAACTATACAGAACAGGCCGACTATTCTCCATTCACTTCATCATAAGAATGTAATGCCTTACATAAAGGTCAGATGGGATTGAAATTgcttatttgttttatttcatctAAGGCCTACGTTAGCATTACTACAGCCACAGTGTAGAGGCGATAGAGAGATATGCGTTGAAAGCTAAATGATGCTGAAGCCGGCTCATTACACTGAAATGTAGACAGACATTTGTCTCTATCGGCCcgttccaaaaaaaaaaaacattttgcctGACACGAACACCCCATATGTGATGCATGTTTCTCACAGATTAACTAATGAAAGGGTTATCTCTCATCAGGCAGATTTTCagtaggaagggggagaggagatggagatgagggagggaggagagaggaaagaaggaaGAGCTCCATTAAGATGTCTTATGTCTGTATGCGGCTAGTTATTCCttattaaatgttaatttgtccTGAGGTGGAGGGTTGGATAAAAGCGGACTGACGAAAGGGAAGAAGCATCCATCCTACTGGGTGAATGTGATACTTAACTAGGACCATCTAAACCGGCACCTTTCATATTCGCCATTTAACATTTCCTTCATTTTCCCGGGGCCTCTATCATCTCAGTCTAGACATATCGCTTTTGACTAAAGCTAGGAAGTCAGTGTGCGTTTGTTTGTGTATTTGAGCAAAGAGCATCGAATGgcaggagagtgagagagtgagaaacaTCATGGGGGTAAAATGGAGGCTGAAATCTCACTGGCAATGTTGGAGAAATTCTACTGAACACAGAGCACAGATGAACAGCAACCTGACTGATATCACTAGCTAGCCTTCCTCTACAACAGGGATGGGGGTTACAAAAACATCTGAATCCGATGATGAGGGGCcacaattcatatttttttttaagctAGTTTGCTGCAAtgttacacattttgtcatggagcAGAGAGAATATTTAGCAATTTTATAACTACTTTCATGCACTTTTTTTTGTTCCTGCTATTCTACTCATTTGGCCATGGGGTGGGGAGACAAATgagcagttttacagctaatttcttgcaattctacacattttgccatagggtggagagacaTGTTTGCAGTTTTTACTATGATATCTGAATGAGACTGATTAACAAAATCAAAGAGGGGGCCCCCGGGCTCAAATTCGacattactacaagtttagatagctgtcCGCTAGACTAATTCACCAATCTTTAAACatctagctgacatgggctaattaagTGACTGTCAGCGACTGACATAACCAGAGAAAAACTGCTGACCCGTAACTGAAATTGCACTTGGTGTATTCTACTTTTCTATCTCGCAACAGTAAATTGAGATCCCGACTGAGTCCCCTCCCCTCTGATACATTTTTTAGGGGTGAAAgatgcccatccctgctctacaACAACCGTGGAGGGAGAGGTTTGAACTGTAGGAGAAA containing:
- the LOC139390937 gene encoding disks large homolog 3-like, which produces MHKHHHCCKCPECYEVTRMAALRRMDAPQYQEWQAEPYGYPAGYGPGGGQTLPQPPVSGGGGGMGGGGCTLGRSKGKMTSAGGPGGPNPKGQSKGGTKVNGNNSGGQAGWWPECTCSNREWYDQVTTSTSSAGLMAFCPTPLGA